The DNA region CTTGAGTTACATACATTCAACCCTTTTACTCCTCCCTTATCCAAGGGGAGAATCACTAGCGAATCAAGCGTTTACAACGGACACCGGTGTACTGCAATCAATCGAACATCATTATTACTTCTCATACGTACACGAATCTAAGTGGCGCCAACTCTATCTCACGTGAGAGCAGCCGCCACTATTTTACGCGTACGTGCGTGGAGGACTTGAATTACAGCGGAAAAGCGATCTACACAATTTTTGCGCAAAACACGCAATTTCTTCCACCGCCGGGTGAAAATTCGGAGTACGTCTACAATATGACAACCCATCAACGGGCTGCGACGCTCGCGCAATATCTCATTAATAATCAGTTCGATGTCGTTGCATTGAGTGAAGTGTTCCACTCCAAAGCGCAGGATGTGTTGGGCCAGAGTTTCAGCGGCATCTATGATAGCGCGGTGATGGTTGGTCGCATCGACACCGCTGGTGATCCGCTGTTCACGATCCGCGAAGGTTTTCCACACGAATTAGTTTCCGGCCTCGCCATCTATAGCAAGTTTCAACCTCAACTCTCGAACGAAACTTGGAACAGCAATTCGCAATGCACCAGTGATCTGTTCAATCAAATTAGTGAGACCTACAGTCTTGGCACCACCAGGCCCATACCGCTGAATGACTATCTTTGGTTCAATCAATATTGTGAAGCTGAAGGAATGGATGCGATGTCTGGAAAAGGAATAGCTGCCATTCGTCTGAACAATCCGATGACTGGCGTTCCGCTGTTGATTGCCTGGTCGCATACGCAGGCGATGACCAATCAAGGCCCGTTATCTGAACTTGGTCTGCCGCTACCCAATGATTACAGCTATGTAGACAGTCATGAAAAACGGGAGAAGCAATTCCAGGAAGCGCGTGATTCGATGAATCATCTACTCGGTCTAATGCCGGCGGAACACCTGGTCGTTACTTCAGTCAGTTTTACGATCTGTGGCTCGAACAACCAGAAGGCGATTGGGGTTTCACTTTCGACCGCACACAGGCTGCACAGCGAACTGCGTGACTTTTAAGGCTCACGCAGTTCGGCTTTTCTTGTGTCCTAACTACTTTTGGTTATACTACTTTGGATGAATGACGATCCTTTACGCAAAACCTTAAAAAGTCAGTACCATGCATCGCTCGCGATGCTTCGAGAGACGGTTGAACAATGTCCAAACGAACTTTGGATGAATGGTGAACATCTGAATGCATTTTGGCAGATTGCGTATCATGCATTGTTCTATACACATTTGTATTTGCAACCGAACGAAGCTGCCTTTCAGCCATGGGAGCATCACCAACCCGATGTTCAGAGTCCGGATGGGTTAACATTTCCACCCGATCCAAAAAGTGACCTCCAAGTGATTCCTAAACCATATTCAAAGCAAGAAGTACTGGCATACTGCCAGTATGTCGATCAAATGATTGACTCCGGTGTTGATTTGCTCGATCTCATGAGCCCGGAGAGTGGATTCTGGTGGTACAAATGCTCCAAACTGGAACACCAATTCATAAATATCCGTCACATTCAACATCATCTCGCGCAACTCGCAGACCGATTGCGTTCCGCAGCAAACATCAGCACTAAGTGGGTAAGTTTTTAATCCGAATTTACCTCATCATTCTGCCTGCAAACATGGATGAGTTCATTTGCATATGAAGCCCGAGGTCCCGTTCGTCTGGAGGTTTACGGATACCGGGACAGGTGTGTTTGGCGGGAAACTTGAATATCGGGTGATCGGCACCATCCTACGCGATCAATGAAAAAATGAAACTGCCGTTATAGGGGCGTCCCGTGCCTGTAGGATGCCGCTTTAACGCTTGACGTTTAACGCCTCCCGTTATAGATTCAACAAAGTGATCAAGTCCTTTCATGATAACGAAACTCAGAAGATCTATTCCAGGGAAAGGTCGCGCAGGCTAGCGGATTTGATCCAGCAAATCGCTCTGAGAAAACTGAGAATGCTCAACGCCGCAACGCTGAAGGACTTGAGAATTCCACCGGCAAACAGATTGGAGAAGCTATCCGGAAATCGCTTCGGACAGTACAGTATCAGAATCAATGATCGATGGCGGATTTGTTTTCGCTGGGAGGAAGGAGATGCTTATGATGTCAAAGTTGTCGATTATCACTGAGGAGGTGGAGAGATGAAAAAGAAGAAATTACATCCGGTCCATCCGGGAGAAGTTCTGCAAGAAGAATTTCTGAAGCCGATGGGACTGAGCCAGAACAAGCTTGCACTCAATATCGGTGTTCCTGCGCGGAGAATCAACGAGATCGTGCTTCAGAAAAGAAAAGTTACGGCTGATACGGCTCTGAGGTTAGCCAGGTTTTTTGGTACGTCCGCGCAATTTTGGCTTGGCTTGCAGTCACAGTACGATTTGGATGTCGCCTCAGACAAGCTAGCGGACCGGCTGGTCAAAGAAGTCAAAGAGTATACAACTGTTGCATGAAGTAGTTCCTCTCCTGAATCATGTTGCGAAATTCCCGCGGCATCAGCTCGGAAAGGATCCGTGGGTTGTTCACATCATATATATAGGTGTCTCCCTAACATTTTTGCCTAAAATTGAACAAGGCGAGAGTTTGTTATCCGGGAGCACATGTCATTCAAGCGGATTCAACCAGTTCAGGCCTGGGAAACGCGAGAAATCGGTGTCATTGGAATGAAGTTCACAAGAATGTTCAACTGCGAGCGCGGCGATGTGTGCATCCGTTACGAGATTGCCCCCGGTACCTGTATGTGACAAAAAATCTCTAAAAATAGAAAAATGTCTTGGCCCTGGCTCAAGCGGCTGCACATTCGGTCTTGCGTACCATTCCTCTACCATGTCGCAGCACACTTCTACGCGAACTGGATTAACTAGAACCTGACGATGTGTCATGAGGCGGATGAAACCAAATGTTACTGCCCAGGGAATTCCAACCAGAGTTTCCTCAGTGAGTATTTGTTCCCACCACTTCTTCGCTTGCTGATGATGCGGAGCAAGTTTGTTGTACGCATACACAACCAAATTAATGTCGGGGATAATCATCGAACGCGGCGCGCACCTTGACGGGCAGGTCTTACGCCTGCCCCCACAAGTCTTTCTTCTACTTCCAATTGATCAACTAACTGATTTAACTTTTCAAAATCGATTCCAGGGCGGAGCGCCGAAGAGTGTGGACGAACACGAAATGGCTTCATCTTCCGAATCGAAGCACGGGATGAGCTGAATGCCAAACGTAATGAATCATTCAATACCTGCTTAAAACTTTTGTCCGTTTGTTTTGCACGAGCTTTCAGTTCCCGGACGACGTCATCATCAAGCGTTACAGTGGTTCTCATATAAAGACATCATAGTGCTATCAATTTATGCTGTCAAGATGCGTCACGTTGCTCGCCGGACGTTGTGCGGGCCCCTCGTTTGCAACAGATTATTACCAGTCGAGATGGACGCCCGCACCACGTTTCTACAGCGCACTATTATTCCGGCAGTTCTTCCTCCATTCCTTTGGGACAGCACCGATATTCTTGCGATTTTTCCAGCAAATCGATTTGCTTTTGAAGCAGGGCGTTTTCCAGTTTTTTTCTTTCCAATTCCAGATGAATCTGTTCGTGCAATTCGGGCTCACAAATGTCACATTCATCCAGACAGCCTTTCACCATGATTCCAGGAGTAGGCAAACAGAAGTGGCCCTCGATAAAGAACTTTTTTACAACATCACCGTTAACTTGTCCTCCAACTTCTGCGAGTAATCCTGCTTTAACCAGTTGCTCATCAACTTGTGCGAGTGCTTGCTCGCGCAACTCTCTCGGGATCGGCTCGGTCCAATCTGCTCTGGAAGCGGAAGGAGCTGCTGCAACTCGCGACAAAATCGTAGCTGCTTTCGAAGCCGCGGGTGTTCCCGGATCCTGGCCAGTTTCAAGTGCTACTCTATTGGCAACACTTTGATATGCCCGAGCCTCTGTCTCCAGTCTGTCCGATGCAGTAGCCAAAACGCTCGATGGCATCACGGACACTCCTGTTAATGGAAGCAGTTTACGGCTTTTCACCTCCGTGGGAGCTGCAGGATCTTTTACGCGGCGCTCAATTGCAACAAGACTGATCTTAATTGTTTGTTCCCTGTTGATCCGGTAAAAGAAAAATGTGATTGCGTGACACCGATTCGGATTCGAAAAAACCCGGGTTGACGATTCAAAATGGTCTTGAGATTCACTTTCAATATGCGTTCTAGTTGCCACTTCACCAACCGACACTGAAGAGGAAGTGCGTGTCGCCATTTCAGATCTGTAATGTGAACTCTCGGCATGACTATGAAGTGAGTTCAGGAACCATTTTGTAGAGTGATCATCATACTCACCTTCCACATTTACGCTTCCCCCACCAACGAAGCCTGCACTCCATGCGCCCGCATCTGTATCCTTTTCGTAATCTCCCCACGAGTGACTCGTGGACTCTCCTTCCTGAGTAACTGTCAAATCGGACATCTCGCGTCCAAAAGTCGCCATGTAGTATTGGTCCTCGCTTGCTTGTGCATGGCGGTAACTTAACTTCGTGTCTTTATCGTACATAAATTTGGAACGTCTATCGGTGCTGTACAATCTAACCTGCTCACCAGGAAGGAGTGTTGTAGTGTATACAAGATCACCGAGCGTATATGGTCCAGGACAACGCTCAATCTTGATGTGAATCGTAACCTGCACTTCAATGATTTGAGGACGTCCTGCCGGACTCATTACTGTGACTTTGTAAGTTAGTGTGTATTTATAATCGAGCCGGTCGCAACAATCTATTTTTTCCAGCTCAATACAGCAAGGTACTTTGAGAAGGGCCATTTCACACCTCCATGTTTTTTGTTGGTTTATCTGATTTCAAAGAAATGAATGTTTCTGCTGGTGCAAAGCCGGTGGGAATTGATTAAGGAAGGTAGACGATCAGATCAGGTGCAACCTAAACCCGCCAGGAAACTGCTCGCATTCCAGCAACTGCTTCCCCTCGCCGGATCCAAACGAGCAACAGGTTCCTAGCTATTATATTCTAGTCAGTGATTGAGTTGTTGAGTTCTAGGAAACTACAGCCATATCAGTTCAGAATTTGAAGTAAATAAGAGCTGTTCGCTCAGCCGGAACAAACACAACCAGAAGAATTAAAAAACAAGGATCGTTGCTGCACGCAAATGCATGATGGATCGTCAGCAAAGGGCCATGAAAAAATCCCCAGATGATTGCACCACGACCAATGAGTTCGCGGCAGCTCGTTTTCACATCATATATATAGGTACTGTGCAGGTGGATAATTACCAAACAAAACCCTCTAATTTGTTCTTAATCAAGACCATACACGATCATCTGGCTAATTTTTATACAAGATGGTCTGGAGCGCTCTCGACGATAGGTCCTACGGCATGGAAATTGCCAAACTGTCAGTCAGTTTTCAGATACTAGAGAGAAGGAAGCTTTTCACAGAGACTCAAAAATATTAGAATTTTGGTACATCAAAACAGCCACCGATAAATGGCGTATGCTTGCTAGTCCTTGAGGTGGAACTGTTTTGTACTAACCGGAACATATAGGCACAATAACAGCCGTCCTTCTGACGGACCGGAGAGTGAGTGGGAAGGTATGTCTTGAACTCCCACAGTAGAGGAAAGGGTTGCATCGATGCCTCTGCTATCGTTGCGCTCACTAACGTCATCCAGCGAATCCATCGAATCCGTTTTAGCACTCCTGCCCTTTCCAAGCTCAGCAGGAAAACACGATGAACAAAATCGCTCATACATGGGAAAAAGGAGTAACCCTCATTGAAGTCCTGGTTGTGATTGGCATTGTAGGTTTAATCGTCTTGATCTTCACGCCATCTTTTTTGCGAATGATGAACACATATCGGGTGAGTACTTCCACTTCTCAGTTAGCCGTTCAAATCCGGTTTGCCAGAAATGCAGCAATAAAGAAACGATTCGAATATCAAATGGAAATCAGGAATGAAAGCCACGCCACAGCCCCCAATACCTACACAATTACTTCTGACGAGGGCACCAAGGATTTCAGCATGGATCAATTTGCAAAAATTAGCGCTACTGATACGACTCTTTCCACGATCATCTTTGGTACGAGAGGCAGTGCAACAGCAGGAATTATTGTTTTGGAAAGCAAAGTGAATTCTGATACTCGCTACCAGATCACCATTACGCCTGCTGGAGGTGTCCGAATTGATCGACTGTCTTAAGGGAATTTATGGAATACAAACCTAAAGAAGAGAATCGTTCATTGGGACAGCAGGGATTTTCCCTTGTTGAGCTTTTGGTTGCTTTATTAATTCTTGCAATCGTGGTTACTGGAATCGTTACATCTCTTCCCAACGCATACCGGAATATTACGATTTCAGGAAGAGTATCTACCATGACGCACCTGGCAAACAGAAAACTGGAAGAATTAAGAGGTAAAGCAGGAGCGAATTGGGCTGACTCAGATTTAACCATTGGATCTCATCCTGCTACAGCAGCCGAACGTATGGTAACAGGATACAACGGCTACTCAATAACATGGGAAGTGATTGATGGACCCGTATCAGGGACGATGAAATCCGTCATTATTGAAGCGGGGTTCCTTTTATATGAAACCGATGGCACTCCACGCGCATCAGTACTTCCCGAAACCAGGTCACAGAGATTTCTTACAATGATGGCGAAATAACATGAACCAGACTGGATTCTCGCTCGTTGAAATGCTGATCACAATGGTGATCTTATTGTTTCTTCTGCTCGGAATTTATGGTTTGTTCACGCAGGGTCAATGGCTCCATCTCGCAAGTGAAAAGCGGACCAATATTCAGGATAATGCACGGATCGTTATTGCTCAGATGGAAGACGATATGCGGATGATCGGATCGGGGAATCCAAAATCATCAGAAGTAAGCGGTACGATTACCGCAAAGTGGAATCCTGCAATCTTCAACATGACATCCACCGCGATCGGTTTTACGGGAGATCTTGACGGAGGAGCAGTATTACTGACCAAAGACGCTGGAA from bacterium includes:
- a CDS encoding type II toxin-antitoxin system VapC family toxin — encoded protein: MIIPDINLVVYAYNKLAPHHQQAKKWWEQILTEETLVGIPWAVTFGFIRLMTHRQVLVNPVRVEVCCDMVEEWYARPNVQPLEPGPRHFSIFRDFLSHTGTGGNLVTDAHIAALAVEHSCELHSNDTDFSRFPGLNWLNPLE
- a CDS encoding prepilin-type N-terminal cleavage/methylation domain-containing protein → MNKIAHTWEKGVTLIEVLVVIGIVGLIVLIFTPSFLRMMNTYRVSTSTSQLAVQIRFARNAAIKKRFEYQMEIRNESHATAPNTYTITSDEGTKDFSMDQFAKISATDTTLSTIIFGTRGSATAGIIVLESKVNSDTRYQITITPAGGVRIDRLS
- a CDS encoding prepilin-type N-terminal cleavage/methylation domain-containing protein — encoded protein: MEYKPKEENRSLGQQGFSLVELLVALLILAIVVTGIVTSLPNAYRNITISGRVSTMTHLANRKLEELRGKAGANWADSDLTIGSHPATAAERMVTGYNGYSITWEVIDGPVSGTMKSVIIEAGFLLYETDGTPRASVLPETRSQRFLTMMAK
- a CDS encoding HigA family addiction module antitoxin, with protein sequence MKKKKLHPVHPGEVLQEEFLKPMGLSQNKLALNIGVPARRINEIVLQKRKVTADTALRLARFFGTSAQFWLGLQSQYDLDVASDKLADRLVKEVKEYTTVA
- a CDS encoding type II toxin-antitoxin system RelE/ParE family toxin, translating into MIKSFHDNETQKIYSRERSRRLADLIQQIALRKLRMLNAATLKDLRIPPANRLEKLSGNRFGQYSIRINDRWRICFRWEEGDAYDVKVVDYH
- a CDS encoding antitoxin; its protein translation is MRTTVTLDDDVVRELKARAKQTDKSFKQVLNDSLRLAFSSSRASIRKMKPFRVRPHSSALRPGIDFEKLNQLVDQLEVEERLVGAGVRPARQGARRVR